Sequence from the Methanosarcina siciliae T4/M genome:
GCTTTTGATACGCAACTGCCGGTTTTTGCTCTCCTTTTTCCGGAGTTTGCATTAATCAGACTATATTAGATCGCTAGAGGGGGATACAGGTTGAAAGCAATAGTAGTCTATCTAAGTACCTCAGGGAATACCAAAGCTATGGCCGAGGCTATAGGAAACGGGATCGAATCAAAGAATGTGGATACAAAAGTTGTCAGTTTCTATGACGTGAAGCTCGAGGAACTCAAGGAAGCCGAAGCAATTGCCGTTGGTTCTTCTACTTTTTACTACAAAATGCTGTTGCCCATGGAAAAGTTCATGGATGAGACTCTTGTTGCCTCAATCCCTCAGGGGAAGATAGGAGCTGCTTTTGGGTCTTACGGGTGGAGCGGAGAAGCCCCCATCTTGATAGCTGAAAAGATGCGGGAAATGGGAATGACTGTGATGGACCCTGTACTCAGGATCCTGCACAAACCCACTGACAAGGATCTGCAGGAATGCAAGCGGCTGGGCATTGATATTGCAGAAAAAGTGAAGCATAAAAGCACAAAGGCAGAGTAAAAAGCAGCAATAAAATAAAAACCTCAAGAAAGTACAGGTCTCAAGAAAGTGAGAATAAAACAGTATCCTGATGGAGTGAAAAGCTAAACTTTACTCCGAAAAGAGGAAACAGACCGGGCATAGAGGAAAGCTCGGCTTAAGAGAAGGCCCTGCTAAAAATGAAGATTTTTGAATTTCAAAAATAACTTCTCCAAGGATGTTAAATAATAAGTGGCCTAAATAATTTCAGGGCCATTTTTCCATACTCTCCACCGAGCTGATCATGGAAAAGGGAATTCTGTACCTGAAAGGCGGAAAAACTGCGACCATGCCGTCGGAACCTATCAGGAATCGCATATCATAAAAGCTCCACATTGCAGCAAGGTAAATGAGAAGGATAAGCGGCAGAAAGTACCTTTTTTCAGGATCAGTCCCAAAGCCGAAAAGCCCGTTTTGGGAAAAAATGTAAAATGCCAGGATAGGGAGCAGCCCTGTAACCATAAGGAATCTTATTTGTTCACTATAAGCCGTCTTCTGTTCGTAATAGCTTATAATGACTCGCCTCCTGTGATCTTACTTCCTTTTTTTCAATATTTCTGGTAGTTTAATCATTTATGAGGAATTTCGGTAACCAGGGTCGAATCCAGCAGCAGTTTATTGAATAGTTCGGTGCCCAGCTGAATGGCTGAAGGTTCGTAGCTTACAAGGTTCTCTCTGTCAAAGTGCCTCTGGTTCTTTGGGAAAAGGGATATCAGGAAAAACTTCTCGCTAACAGCAAGATTTGCAATCTTCATTTCTCCCGAATACCGGTAAAATTCCACATTATCTAGAGACATCATAAGTCGGAAGTCTTCAGTATAGTCTGTAGAGTACCGCTCAAGCACCGGTTCCGACATGAGAAAAGTGAATTCTGTTCCCTTTTTTGCAAGC
This genomic interval carries:
- a CDS encoding flavodoxin domain-containing protein, whose protein sequence is MKAIVVYLSTSGNTKAMAEAIGNGIESKNVDTKVVSFYDVKLEELKEAEAIAVGSSTFYYKMLLPMEKFMDETLVASIPQGKIGAAFGSYGWSGEAPILIAEKMREMGMTVMDPVLRILHKPTDKDLQECKRLGIDIAEKVKHKSTKAE